One window of the Salminus brasiliensis chromosome 1, fSalBra1.hap2, whole genome shotgun sequence genome contains the following:
- the LOC140567549 gene encoding uncharacterized protein isoform X1: MSLQQSPDLPSLLQNADEALAIETAVRTAVMSIMKVLLDVSDNRAKGYQLKLAEMERENIQLKLKLKAAERQLQTSQLSTCSGDSYEISADLSFSPETTRSLSSVMDSEAAAGCPQGGSEKEASLEASDCKMFKEEPAYEDTFWIKNEIAEEDSAVDFGYHLLAHMGSRTVGGQPQQQTMPTQRCGACNSLNHSVHEDDPASTSLEKKRLASSERVRQYRARIRADPERYHILKEKERLRYLMTLRYTVESTGPKRKALFKWWFPKIGPGGTLPCTFTTFPSPNTPDSGNQFLHKSF; encoded by the exons ATGAGCTTACAGCAGAGCCCAGACCTGCCCTCACTTCTCCAAAACGCAGACGAGGCTCTAGCCATCGAGACAGCCGTGAGGACAGCGGTCATGTCCATCATGAAGGTGCTCCTGGACGTGAGCGACAACAGAGCTAAGGGCTACCAGCTGAAGCTGGCCGAAATGGAAAGGGAGAACAtccagctgaagctgaagctgaaggcaGCTGAGAGGCAGCTCCAGACCAGCCAGCTCAGCACCTGCTCTGGGGACAGCTACGAAATCTCAGCTGACCTGAGCTTCTCACCTGAGACCACTCGCAGTCTCAGCTCAGTGATGGACAGTGAAGCAGCAGCAGGGTGTCCTCAAGGTGGGTCTGAGAAGGAGGCCAGCCTGGAGGCTTCAGACTGCAAGATGTTTAAGGAAGAGCCTGCTTATGAAGACACGTTTTGGATCAAGAATGAAATCGCAGAAGAAGACTCTGCCGTGGACTTTGGTTACCATCTTCTGGCTCATATGGGCAGCAGGACGGTTGGTGGTCAACCACAGCAGCAGACCATGCCTACGCAGAGATGTGGAGCTTGCAACAGCCTCAACCACTCTGTTCATGAAGACGACCCAGCTTCAACAAGCCTAGAGAAAA AGAGGTTGGCAAGCAGCGAGAGAGTGAGGCAATACAGAGCAAGGATCCGAGCTGACCCTGAGAGGTACCATATCTTGAAGGAGAAGGAGCGCTTGAGGTATTTGATGACATTACGTTACACTGTAGAATCCACTGGCCCAAAAAGGAAAGCACTCTTCAAGTGGTGGTTTCCCAAAattggtcctggaggcaccctgccctgcacattcaCCACGTTCCcttctcccaacacacctgattcaggtAATCAGTTCCTTCACAAGTCTTTTTAA
- the LOC140567549 gene encoding uncharacterized protein isoform X2: MSLQQSPDLPSLLQNADEALAIETAVRTAVMSIMKVLLDVSDNRAKGYQLKLAEMERENIQLKLKLKAAERQLQTSQLSTCSGDSYEISADLSFSPETTRSLSSVMDSEAAAGCPQGGSEKEASLEASDCKMFKEEPAYEDTFWIKNEIAEEDSAVDFGYHLLAHMGSRTVGGQPQQQTMPTQRCGACNSLNHSVHEDDPASTSLEKKRLASSERVRQYRARIRADPERYHILKEKERLRYLRRRKTIADLSEPMKNLKRKAWREASKRHRARKLAQSTLVHTQDDQYVINTVNC; this comes from the exons ATGAGCTTACAGCAGAGCCCAGACCTGCCCTCACTTCTCCAAAACGCAGACGAGGCTCTAGCCATCGAGACAGCCGTGAGGACAGCGGTCATGTCCATCATGAAGGTGCTCCTGGACGTGAGCGACAACAGAGCTAAGGGCTACCAGCTGAAGCTGGCCGAAATGGAAAGGGAGAACAtccagctgaagctgaagctgaaggcaGCTGAGAGGCAGCTCCAGACCAGCCAGCTCAGCACCTGCTCTGGGGACAGCTACGAAATCTCAGCTGACCTGAGCTTCTCACCTGAGACCACTCGCAGTCTCAGCTCAGTGATGGACAGTGAAGCAGCAGCAGGGTGTCCTCAAGGTGGGTCTGAGAAGGAGGCCAGCCTGGAGGCTTCAGACTGCAAGATGTTTAAGGAAGAGCCTGCTTATGAAGACACGTTTTGGATCAAGAATGAAATCGCAGAAGAAGACTCTGCCGTGGACTTTGGTTACCATCTTCTGGCTCATATGGGCAGCAGGACGGTTGGTGGTCAACCACAGCAGCAGACCATGCCTACGCAGAGATGTGGAGCTTGCAACAGCCTCAACCACTCTGTTCATGAAGACGACCCAGCTTCAACAAGCCTAGAGAAAA AGAGGTTGGCAAGCAGCGAGAGAGTGAGGCAATACAGAGCAAGGATCCGAGCTGACCCTGAGAGGTACCATATCTTGAAGGAGAAGGAGCGCTTGAG GTATCTACGCAGGAGAAAGACCATTGCAGATCTGTCCGAACCCATGAAGAACCTGAAGAGGAAGGCCTGGAGAGAGGCTTCAAAACGGCACCGTGCTCGGAAGCTAGCCCAGTCTACTCTCGTTCATACACAAGATGACCAATATGTGATCAACACTGTTAACTGCTGA
- the LOC140567549 gene encoding uncharacterized protein isoform X3: MSLQQSPDLPSLLQNADEALAIETAVRTAVMSIMKVLLDVSDNRAKGYQLKLAEMERENIQLKLKLKAAERQLQTSQLSTCSGDSYEISADLSFSPETTRSLSSVMDSEAAAGCPQGGSEKEASLEASDCKMFKEEPAYEDTFWIKNEIAEEDSAVDFGYHLLAHMGSRTVGGQPQQQTMPTQRCGACNSLNHSVHEDDPASTSLEKKRLASSERVRQYRARIRADPERYHILKEKERLRRKTIADLSEPMKNLKRKAWREASKRHRARKLAQSTLVHTQDDQYVINTVNC; this comes from the exons ATGAGCTTACAGCAGAGCCCAGACCTGCCCTCACTTCTCCAAAACGCAGACGAGGCTCTAGCCATCGAGACAGCCGTGAGGACAGCGGTCATGTCCATCATGAAGGTGCTCCTGGACGTGAGCGACAACAGAGCTAAGGGCTACCAGCTGAAGCTGGCCGAAATGGAAAGGGAGAACAtccagctgaagctgaagctgaaggcaGCTGAGAGGCAGCTCCAGACCAGCCAGCTCAGCACCTGCTCTGGGGACAGCTACGAAATCTCAGCTGACCTGAGCTTCTCACCTGAGACCACTCGCAGTCTCAGCTCAGTGATGGACAGTGAAGCAGCAGCAGGGTGTCCTCAAGGTGGGTCTGAGAAGGAGGCCAGCCTGGAGGCTTCAGACTGCAAGATGTTTAAGGAAGAGCCTGCTTATGAAGACACGTTTTGGATCAAGAATGAAATCGCAGAAGAAGACTCTGCCGTGGACTTTGGTTACCATCTTCTGGCTCATATGGGCAGCAGGACGGTTGGTGGTCAACCACAGCAGCAGACCATGCCTACGCAGAGATGTGGAGCTTGCAACAGCCTCAACCACTCTGTTCATGAAGACGACCCAGCTTCAACAAGCCTAGAGAAAA AGAGGTTGGCAAGCAGCGAGAGAGTGAGGCAATACAGAGCAAGGATCCGAGCTGACCCTGAGAGGTACCATATCTTGAAGGAGAAGGAGCGCTTGAG GAGAAAGACCATTGCAGATCTGTCCGAACCCATGAAGAACCTGAAGAGGAAGGCCTGGAGAGAGGCTTCAAAACGGCACCGTGCTCGGAAGCTAGCCCAGTCTACTCTCGTTCATACACAAGATGACCAATATGTGATCAACACTGTTAACTGCTGA